From one Paeniglutamicibacter psychrophenolicus genomic stretch:
- a CDS encoding IS1380 family transposase: protein MLNHTQVFPSVPAALTGQSIISHAGLNVLTSFLDATGFGAMCEDQLSGFVPETATHRPGRIIGSLAVMLADGGEHVSDLDTLRDSPALFGPAPSNATVSRFVARAAEEPEAFTLGFATLTKALRTKIWEAAGPRNPAILATELDPLIIDLDATLVNSHTEKEWAAGDYKGGFGHAPFVASCDYGRNNGTGEVLVAELRAGNKGANSAKDHIRVLDKALAQLPDSMRDEHGELRTDRILIRTDSAGASREFLNHLEELGLQFSTSYTLPVPNERFIHWINNKDLWERVVEQDGYERHNAWVIDATKVIRLKDYPTGMRLYLRAEPLHPGAQGSIFDVDGHRVTAFLTNAPRYNVAFLDARHRARGRCENRIKTLKNSGMGKLPFFGISSNQLWTDLAVLAMNLVAWMSLAVLPAGHEAGAWDMKRWRFRLFSIAGKVISSGRQKRLLIPEAAPESPLLVTLLEGTVRLRERWRQGHLAA from the coding sequence ATGCTTAACCATACCCAAGTTTTCCCCTCGGTTCCCGCAGCCCTGACCGGCCAGTCGATCATCTCCCACGCCGGCCTGAACGTACTCACCTCCTTCCTGGACGCAACCGGCTTCGGGGCCATGTGCGAAGACCAGCTCTCCGGGTTCGTTCCCGAGACGGCAACGCACCGCCCGGGACGAATCATCGGCTCCCTTGCGGTGATGCTCGCCGACGGCGGCGAACACGTCTCGGACCTCGACACCCTGCGCGACAGCCCGGCACTGTTCGGCCCCGCTCCCTCGAACGCGACCGTGTCCCGGTTCGTGGCCCGAGCCGCCGAGGAACCCGAGGCCTTCACCCTGGGCTTCGCCACCCTCACCAAGGCCCTGCGCACCAAGATCTGGGAAGCCGCCGGCCCACGAAACCCCGCCATCCTGGCCACCGAACTGGACCCGCTGATCATCGACCTCGATGCGACGTTGGTAAATTCTCACACCGAGAAGGAATGGGCCGCCGGCGACTACAAGGGTGGATTCGGGCATGCCCCGTTCGTCGCAAGCTGCGACTACGGCAGGAACAACGGCACCGGCGAGGTCCTGGTCGCGGAACTGCGGGCGGGAAACAAGGGCGCCAACAGCGCCAAGGACCATATCCGGGTGCTGGACAAGGCCCTGGCCCAGCTGCCAGATTCGATGCGCGACGAGCACGGAGAACTGCGCACCGACAGGATCTTGATCCGCACCGACAGTGCCGGGGCCAGCCGTGAATTCCTGAACCACCTGGAGGAGTTGGGACTGCAGTTCTCCACCTCCTACACCCTGCCGGTTCCCAACGAACGCTTCATTCACTGGATCAACAACAAGGATCTCTGGGAACGGGTCGTGGAGCAGGATGGGTATGAACGCCACAACGCCTGGGTCATCGACGCGACGAAGGTTATCCGCCTGAAGGATTATCCGACAGGAATGCGCCTTTACCTCCGTGCGGAACCCTTGCATCCCGGGGCCCAGGGCTCCATCTTCGACGTCGACGGACACCGGGTCACCGCGTTCCTCACCAACGCCCCGCGCTACAACGTAGCGTTCCTCGATGCCCGGCACCGTGCCCGGGGTAGGTGCGAAAACCGCATCAAGACGCTGAAGAACAGCGGGATGGGTAAGCTGCCCTTCTTCGGGATTTCATCGAATCAGCTGTGGACGGACCTTGCGGTGCTCGCCATGAACCTGGTGGCATGGATGTCACTGGCCGTTCTTCCTGCGGGTCACGAGGCCGGGGCCTGGGACATGAAACGCTGGCGTTTCCGGTTGTTTTCGATCGCAGGGAAAGTCATTAGCAGTGGCCGGCAGAAGAGACTGCTGATCCCGGAAGCCGCTCCCGAATCACCACTTTTGGTCACGCTTCTGGAAGGGACCGTCCGGCTGCGTGAGCGCTGGCGGCAAGGGCACCTCGCGGCATAA
- a CDS encoding TIGR03085 family metal-binding protein, with product MHFVPASREVLAEVLLAAGPTAPTLCAGWETRHLAAHLVLREQSLLAAGLVLKPLAHRMEAELSRRADRALDRNAYATIVNEFKAGAPRISPLSVPRMDHAANLSEFFIHTEDVRRAGDRWVPRALDAKYEDLLWHDLVRRAAHYYRGVDVGIILVLPDGRRHVARKSSTSVAITGRAGELLLHASGRREEALVTFEGAQEAIALLSVSL from the coding sequence ATGCATTTCGTACCAGCCTCGCGTGAAGTATTGGCCGAAGTCCTGCTGGCGGCAGGGCCAACGGCCCCCACCCTGTGCGCAGGATGGGAGACCCGGCACCTGGCCGCGCACCTGGTGCTGCGGGAGCAGTCGCTGCTGGCCGCGGGCCTGGTCCTGAAGCCCCTGGCGCACCGCATGGAGGCCGAACTTTCCCGCCGCGCCGACCGCGCCCTGGACCGCAACGCCTATGCCACGATCGTGAACGAATTCAAGGCCGGCGCCCCGAGGATCTCCCCGCTGTCGGTGCCCCGCATGGACCATGCCGCGAACCTCTCCGAGTTCTTCATCCACACCGAGGACGTCCGCCGTGCGGGCGACCGCTGGGTTCCGCGTGCGCTCGATGCGAAGTACGAGGACCTTTTGTGGCACGACCTGGTGCGCCGGGCCGCGCACTACTACCGCGGTGTCGATGTCGGGATCATCCTGGTGCTGCCCGATGGCCGGCGCCACGTGGCACGCAAGTCCAGCACCTCGGTGGCCATCACCGGGCGCGCGGGCGAGCTGTTGCTGCATGCCTCCGGACGCCGTGAAGAGGCCCTGGTGACGTTCGAGGGCGCCCAGGAAGCCATCGCCCTTCTGTCGGTCTCGCTCTAG